Proteins found in one Hirundo rustica isolate bHirRus1 chromosome Z, bHirRus1.pri.v3, whole genome shotgun sequence genomic segment:
- the LOC120765282 gene encoding serine/arginine repetitive matrix protein 1-like gives MALPATLSYGGAAEFLRTPGSLRADNHPAPSRRLSPREATPSRTTFPSGSSRDCTCSMRLPAPPGSSRRGTRCGTAAASAAPGAAPGAAPDVTGGAALPGAGPGRPPGRLPAVPFAVPDAVPGGPPGAAPRGGILPVRARERTAGPRRRPGPGRSRAAPPRAGSMPRGRAWTQAEVSRLLSLVGDSGEAALLMASTSRPNEALWREISRGLAAHGYGRSVAQCRSKWKALKQAFHSERETRQRAGHPSPRLPPHYRAMKNIWKAAGQPVFGERRMPDVVKLPSRKRRSALTTRSPSSPEPPEHDVDDDTPSTPTSAAALLSPMLQCAKDEPENSGGDHITGVPPTPPAMPHASSCFPLLFPLGCHTDLKQEEAEGKAGFPGETSLGMERRNQMLPLAAAATGSHGTAATTEQPAAGEDASDTSLHGSGVAGLLQNVQQLLVEILQTSRQQQALLESLASNTASHLHNLSHSLEQVGETLHQLLLRPQTHPGPIGH, from the exons ATGGCCCTACCTGCCACGCTTTCCTACGGGGGAGCGGCGGAGTTCCTCCGAACCCCCGGGAGCCTGCGGGCGGACAACCACCCGGCTCCGAGCCGGCGGCTTTCGCCGCGGGAGGCTACCCCCTCCAGGACTACGTTTCCCAGCGGCTCCTCCCGGGACTGCACATGCTCCATGCGGCTCCCGGCGCCTCCCGGCAGCTCCCGGCGCGGCACCCGGTGCGGCACGGCGGCGGCCAGCGCGGCTCCCGGTGCGGCTCCCGGTGCGGCTCCCGATGTGACCGGcggcgcggcgctgcccggcgcgGGTCCCGGGCGGCCGCCGGGGCGGCTTCCGGCGGTTCCCTTCGCAGTTCCCGACGCGGTTCCCGGTGGGCCTCCCGGTGCCGCCCCCAGAGGGGGGATCCTCCCGGTGCGCGCTCGGGAGCGcacggccgggccccgccgccggcccgggcCCGGGCGATCCCGGGCAGCCCCGCCTCGGGCCGGCAGCATGCCCCGCGGGCGAGCCTGGACACAGGCGGAAGTCAGCAGGCTCCTGTCGCTGGTGGGGGACTCGGGGGAGGCCGCGCTGCTCATGGCCTCCACGTCGCGACCCAACGAGGCGCTGTGGCGGGAGATCTCCCGGGGTCTGGCGGCGCACGGCTACGGGCGCAGCGTGGCCCAGTGCCGCTCCAAGTGGAAGGCGCTCAAGCAGGCTTTCCACTCGGAGCGGGAGACGCGCCAGAGGGCAGGACACCCCTCGCCCCGGCTGCCGCCGCACTACCGAGCCATGAAGAACATCTGGAAGGCGGCCGGGCAGCCGGTCTTTGGCGAGCGAAGGATGCCAG ATGTGGTGAAGCTGCCCTCCAGAAAGCGTAGGTCGGCCCTTACCACACGCTCTCCATCCTCACCAGAGCCGCCAG AGCACGATGTTGACGATGACACCCCCAGCACTCCcaccagtgctgcagcactgctgtcaCCGATGCTGCAGTGTGCGAAGGATGAGCCAGAGAATT ctggtggGGACCACATTACTGGAGTGCCACCCACACCCCCTGCCATGCCAC ACGCCAgttcctgcttccctctcctcttccccctgG GCTGTCACACTGACCTGAAGCAGGAAGAAGCTGAGGGAAAGGCTG GTTTTCCTGGTGAGACGTCCCTGGGGATGGAAAGAAGAAACCAAATGCTGccactggctgctgcagccacaggctccCATGGGACAGCAGCCACGactgagcagccagcagcaggtgaAGATGCATCAGACACAAGCCTGCATG GGTCTGGCGTAGCAGGCTTGCTCCAGAATGTCCAGCAACTGCTGGTGGAGATCCTGCAGACATCAcggcagcagcaggcactgctggagaGCCTGGCCAGCAACACAGCCTCCCACCTTCACAACCTCTCCCACAGCCTCGAACAGGTGGGCGAGACCCTGCACCAACTCCTGCTCCGTCCGCAGACCCATCCTGGCCCCATTGGCCATTAA
- the LOC120765972 gene encoding killer cell lectin-like receptor subfamily G member 1 isoform X1 yields MTGLPSPALAARLSQPPFPLLAAPKPGVCDSLLLGCRVLAATGLPLAPSVWQTHNTAPTPAADFCPRWCLWGPPQEVTLSILHHTRLKSWAGKGLSLPLSAAEQETKEGMEEGVMYADLRFPPTPAPQQRVRLPWCWAALSLGLLSLMLLLAQIILVSLSFHYLVQQQTSCTPGLWSTEESPSSGKQTLEGRCQFCPVGWLWDAGQCYYFSSTKKSWEQSREDCCSRGAQLATIQANTTLAFLLRTANMDAFHVGLKQDGFRSDWKWLDGTTLEGIFPIQRYPRPSQACGRVSGLGLLGGACTEALRWVCKQSAATLQWIQSSPPAFLWGNTTYSCVRP; encoded by the exons ATGACAgggctccccagcccagccctggctgcacgTTTGAGCCAGCCGCCATTCCCACTGCTTGCTGCCCCAAAGCCAGGAGTGTGTGACTCCCTCCTGCTGGGATGCCGGGTGCTGGCCGCAACAGGGCTGCCCCTCGCCCCAAGTGTCTGGCAGACCCACAACACCGCCCCCACCCCCGCCGCCGACTTTTGTCCCAGGTGGTGCCTCTGGGGACCCCCCCAGGAAGTGACACTTTCCATTTTGCATCACACCCGTCTGAAAAGTTGGGCTGGGAAAGGGTTGTCGCTGCCCCTGtcggctgcagagcaggagaccAAGGAAGGGATGGAAGAAGGTGTCATGTACGCTGACCTGCGCTTCCCCCCCACACCAG ctcctcagcagcGAGTGCGCCTGCCGTGGTGCTGGGCAGCCCTCAGCCTGGGTCTCCTCTCCCTGATGCTCCTGCTGGCACAAATCATCCTTGTCAGCCTTAGTTTCCACT ATTTAGTGCAACAACAAACAAGCTGCACACCCGGTCTCTGGAGTACAGAGGagagccccagctctgggaaacAGACACTGGAAG GGCGATGCCAGTTTTGCCCGGTTGGCTGGCTCTGGGATGCAGGGCAGTGCTACTACTTCTCCTCTACCAAaaagagctgggagcagagcagagaggactgctgctccagaggggcACAGCTGGCCACCATCCAAGCCAACACCACCCTG gcTTTCCTGCTGCGCACAGCTAACATGGATGCCTTTCATGTGGGGCTGAAGCAGGACGGCTTCAGGTCTGACTGGAAGTGGCTGGATGGCACCACACTGGAAGG GATCTTCCCAATCCAGCGCTACCCCAGGCCTTCCCAGGCCTGTGGTAGGGTGTCAGGCTTGGGACTTTTAGGCGGTGCATGCACGGAAGCCCTCAGATGGGTCTGCAAGCAGAGCGCAGCCACCCTGCAGTGGATCCAGTCCTCGCCTCCTGCATTCCTCTGGGGAAACACCACCTACAGCTGTGTGAGGCCCTGA
- the LOC120765972 gene encoding killer cell lectin-like receptor subfamily G member 1 isoform X2: protein MEEGVMYADLRFPPTPAPQQRVRLPWCWAALSLGLLSLMLLLAQIILVSLSFHYLVQQQTSCTPGLWSTEESPSSGKQTLEGRCQFCPVGWLWDAGQCYYFSSTKKSWEQSREDCCSRGAQLATIQANTTLAFLLRTANMDAFHVGLKQDGFRSDWKWLDGTTLEGIFPIQRYPRPSQACGRVSGLGLLGGACTEALRWVCKQSAATLQWIQSSPPAFLWGNTTYSCVRP from the exons ATGGAAGAAGGTGTCATGTACGCTGACCTGCGCTTCCCCCCCACACCAG ctcctcagcagcGAGTGCGCCTGCCGTGGTGCTGGGCAGCCCTCAGCCTGGGTCTCCTCTCCCTGATGCTCCTGCTGGCACAAATCATCCTTGTCAGCCTTAGTTTCCACT ATTTAGTGCAACAACAAACAAGCTGCACACCCGGTCTCTGGAGTACAGAGGagagccccagctctgggaaacAGACACTGGAAG GGCGATGCCAGTTTTGCCCGGTTGGCTGGCTCTGGGATGCAGGGCAGTGCTACTACTTCTCCTCTACCAAaaagagctgggagcagagcagagaggactgctgctccagaggggcACAGCTGGCCACCATCCAAGCCAACACCACCCTG gcTTTCCTGCTGCGCACAGCTAACATGGATGCCTTTCATGTGGGGCTGAAGCAGGACGGCTTCAGGTCTGACTGGAAGTGGCTGGATGGCACCACACTGGAAGG GATCTTCCCAATCCAGCGCTACCCCAGGCCTTCCCAGGCCTGTGGTAGGGTGTCAGGCTTGGGACTTTTAGGCGGTGCATGCACGGAAGCCCTCAGATGGGTCTGCAAGCAGAGCGCAGCCACCCTGCAGTGGATCCAGTCCTCGCCTCCTGCATTCCTCTGGGGAAACACCACCTACAGCTGTGTGAGGCCCTGA